From a region of the Corallococcus macrosporus genome:
- a CDS encoding LVIVD repeat-containing protein, with amino-acid sequence MNRFSLVAATAFLAFGCGKDSSDNKAECQVEAIDLTGCDRSTLAAVQAEGIWNTNINFEDGYTGPSAIRFSPGDPLLIGLAMTTKQITPDTFYLASDVTGSDGSAVRYAFSGCKASGPGTVLGVARVCRNGETVRQGTFTATRVTRRNGESESDRVSLLSQSALPRGVPSSVVTAGGYAYVTAGDQGLFVFDVKDPAHPTLVSEQKYPSETYATSFINGTTLYLGTSAKGLRICDLAANPIVPTCDKTFLADSEVRVDSMAKDGNLLYVASPQPKSDVIVLDVTQPAAPVLVVRYTVEGSSTTLGEYPYALAVQDGRLYVSNWSYGVTVTDLTNVATTKAPKLLGRFGGPATSALAVGKLGDATVVYQGSDAWGSSLLALDATHPEAIVQRGELALRPEASLGGMVLSGTTLYVANYQDGLRVYDVSTLGTPKAAGYFNTWNETDAGRGLGFFEGLQGVHVADGLVYGWDTTRGLLIFRHTP; translated from the coding sequence ATGAATCGCTTCTCTCTCGTGGCCGCTACCGCGTTCCTCGCCTTCGGTTGTGGCAAGGACAGTTCAGACAACAAGGCCGAGTGTCAGGTTGAGGCCATCGACCTGACCGGATGTGACAGGTCGACGTTGGCTGCCGTTCAGGCCGAAGGCATCTGGAACACCAACATCAACTTCGAGGACGGCTACACGGGGCCCTCCGCGATCCGCTTCTCGCCCGGGGATCCGCTGCTCATCGGCCTGGCGATGACGACGAAGCAGATCACCCCGGACACCTTCTACCTCGCCAGCGACGTGACCGGGTCGGACGGGTCGGCGGTGCGCTACGCGTTCTCGGGCTGCAAGGCCTCCGGCCCCGGCACGGTGCTGGGCGTGGCCCGCGTCTGCCGCAACGGGGAGACCGTGCGCCAGGGCACCTTCACCGCCACGCGCGTGACGCGCCGCAACGGCGAATCCGAGTCCGACCGCGTGTCGCTCCTGAGCCAGAGCGCGCTGCCCCGCGGCGTGCCCTCCAGCGTGGTGACGGCGGGCGGCTACGCCTACGTCACGGCCGGTGACCAGGGCCTGTTCGTCTTCGACGTGAAGGACCCCGCGCACCCCACGCTGGTGTCCGAGCAGAAGTACCCCTCGGAGACGTACGCCACGTCCTTCATCAACGGCACGACGCTCTACCTGGGCACCTCCGCCAAGGGCCTGCGCATCTGCGACCTGGCCGCGAACCCCATCGTCCCGACCTGCGACAAGACGTTCCTCGCGGACTCGGAGGTGCGGGTGGACTCGATGGCGAAGGACGGCAACCTGCTCTACGTCGCGTCGCCCCAGCCCAAGTCGGACGTCATCGTGCTGGACGTGACCCAGCCGGCCGCGCCGGTGCTCGTGGTGCGCTACACGGTGGAGGGCTCGTCCACCACCCTGGGCGAGTACCCCTACGCCCTGGCCGTGCAGGACGGCCGCCTGTACGTGAGCAACTGGAGCTACGGCGTGACGGTGACGGACCTCACGAACGTGGCGACGACCAAGGCCCCCAAGCTGCTGGGCCGCTTCGGTGGTCCCGCCACCAGCGCGCTGGCGGTGGGCAAGCTGGGCGACGCCACCGTCGTCTACCAGGGGTCGGACGCCTGGGGCTCCTCGCTGCTCGCGCTGGACGCCACCCACCCGGAGGCCATCGTCCAGCGCGGGGAGCTGGCGCTGCGGCCGGAGGCCTCCCTGGGGGGCATGGTGCTGTCCGGAACGACGCTCTACGTGGCGAACTACCAGGACGGCCTGCGCGTCTATGACGTGTCCACGCTGGGCACGCCGAAGGCCGCCGGGTACTTCAACACCTGGAACGAAACCGACGCGGGCCGCGGCCTGGGCTTCTTCGAGGGGCTCCAGGGCGTTCACGTCGCGGACGGGCTGGTGTATGGGTGGGACACGACGCGCGGACTGCTCATCTTCCGCCACACCCCGTGA
- a CDS encoding EAL domain-containing protein, translated as MTPLNGCGRCQTLPETPDTPGRLFLWPPLGHSLGKLVAHLRDSGGSYQLRTDAQCVVVGMAEGGLRRLSSQLPNVLTAEEVRGTRALFVAGDGEPGMADFPRVDSLQRLTTLHQSGWLVDMLAESRLTTFFQPIVHAQDTSRVFAHEGLLRGRDRDGALVPPNRMFDTAREADLLFQLDLAARTTAIREAVRHQLRTHLFINFTPTAIYDPAFCLRSTVAAIRESGIPESHVVFEIIESDRAANAAHLRSIVDFYRAAGFKVALDDLGAGYSSLNLIHQLRPEFMKLDMELVRGVHADPYKASIVEKLLEIARQLGIQTVAEGIETREELSWVRRHGVDFVQGYLIAKPADAPASSTPRITD; from the coding sequence ATGACCCCGTTGAACGGATGTGGCCGCTGCCAGACCCTGCCCGAGACGCCCGACACCCCGGGGCGCCTCTTCCTGTGGCCGCCGCTGGGGCACAGCCTGGGCAAGCTGGTGGCGCACCTGCGTGATTCGGGGGGCAGCTACCAGCTGCGCACCGACGCGCAATGCGTGGTGGTGGGGATGGCGGAGGGCGGCCTGCGGCGGTTGTCCTCGCAGCTGCCCAACGTGCTGACGGCGGAGGAGGTGCGGGGCACGCGCGCCCTCTTCGTCGCCGGCGACGGCGAGCCGGGCATGGCGGACTTCCCGCGCGTGGACTCGCTGCAGCGCCTCACCACGCTGCACCAGTCCGGGTGGCTGGTGGACATGCTGGCGGAGTCGCGGCTCACCACGTTCTTCCAGCCCATCGTCCACGCGCAGGACACCTCCCGCGTCTTCGCGCACGAGGGGCTCTTGCGAGGGCGTGACCGCGATGGCGCGCTGGTGCCGCCGAACCGGATGTTCGACACGGCGCGCGAGGCGGACCTGCTATTCCAGCTGGACCTGGCCGCGCGCACCACCGCCATCCGCGAGGCGGTGCGGCACCAGCTGCGCACGCACCTGTTCATCAACTTCACGCCCACGGCCATCTACGACCCGGCCTTCTGCCTGCGCTCCACGGTGGCGGCCATCCGCGAGTCGGGCATCCCGGAGTCACACGTCGTCTTCGAGATCATCGAATCCGACCGGGCCGCGAACGCCGCGCACCTGCGCTCCATCGTGGACTTCTACCGGGCGGCGGGCTTCAAGGTGGCGCTGGACGACCTGGGCGCGGGCTACTCGTCGCTGAACCTCATCCATCAGCTCCGGCCGGAGTTCATGAAGCTGGACATGGAGCTGGTGCGAGGCGTCCACGCGGACCCCTACAAGGCGTCCATCGTGGAGAAGCTGCTGGAGATCGCGAGGCAGCTCGGCATCCAGACCGTGGCCGAGGGCATCGAGACGCGCGAGGAGCTGTCCTGGGTGCGCCGGCATGGGGTGGACTTCGTGCAGGGCTACCTCATCGCGAAGCCCGCGGACGCACCGGCGAGCAGCACCCCGCGCATCACGGATTGA
- a CDS encoding flavin monoamine oxidase family protein, producing MDHEADVVILGAGAAGLAAAERLMGKGLRIIVLEARDRVGGRVATLRDTVADVPLELGAEFVHGKPAALLRRIRRAGLTVSPCNDTHALLWRGRLDDGEEAFAFQEPLMSAKAPDRPMAEWVAQQARLHRWPSVVSAMARSYVRGFYAADPEVASTLAISRMEGTAEASGGTTPSRVLEGYDRVLHAMAAKLLAKPDTLFLNAVAEEVRWKPGSVQVRARTRQGTPLGTFQGGHAVVTLPVGVLQAKPPSPGAVRFVPRVRAQERAWNRLAMGSLVKILLRFRTAFWREEATARFGFFHAPSSPFSTWWTLSPHRRTRHLVGWSGGPTAAALSRLSDKAVLGRALQGLSGIFHRSVRELNEQLEAWHVQDWQAEPYTRGGYAVIPSGAMDAVEALARPVGRTLFFAGEATHAGGDEGTVHGALETGRRAADELLALRSKA from the coding sequence ATGGACCACGAGGCCGACGTCGTCATCCTGGGCGCGGGGGCCGCGGGGCTCGCCGCGGCCGAGCGGTTGATGGGCAAGGGCCTGCGGATCATCGTGCTGGAGGCGCGTGACCGCGTGGGCGGCCGTGTCGCGACGCTCCGGGACACCGTGGCGGACGTGCCGCTGGAGCTGGGGGCGGAGTTCGTCCACGGAAAGCCCGCGGCGCTGCTGCGGCGCATCCGCCGCGCGGGGCTGACGGTGAGTCCCTGCAACGACACGCATGCGCTCCTGTGGCGGGGGCGGCTGGACGACGGCGAGGAGGCCTTCGCTTTCCAGGAGCCGCTCATGTCCGCGAAGGCGCCCGACCGCCCCATGGCGGAGTGGGTGGCGCAGCAGGCACGCCTCCACCGGTGGCCGTCCGTCGTGAGCGCGATGGCGCGCTCGTATGTCCGGGGGTTCTACGCGGCGGATCCGGAGGTCGCGAGCACGCTGGCCATTTCCAGAATGGAGGGGACCGCGGAGGCTTCCGGGGGCACGACGCCTTCCCGCGTGCTGGAGGGATATGACCGCGTGCTGCACGCGATGGCCGCGAAGCTGCTGGCGAAGCCGGACACGCTGTTCCTCAACGCCGTGGCCGAGGAGGTGCGCTGGAAACCGGGCTCGGTCCAGGTGCGCGCCCGGACGCGGCAGGGCACTCCGCTCGGGACGTTCCAGGGTGGGCACGCGGTGGTGACGCTGCCCGTGGGCGTGTTGCAGGCGAAGCCGCCCTCCCCTGGGGCCGTGCGCTTCGTGCCACGCGTGCGGGCGCAGGAGCGCGCCTGGAACCGGTTGGCGATGGGCTCGCTGGTGAAGATCCTCCTTCGCTTCCGCACGGCGTTCTGGCGGGAGGAGGCCACCGCGCGCTTCGGCTTCTTCCATGCGCCCTCCTCCCCGTTTTCCACGTGGTGGACGCTGTCGCCCCACCGCCGCACGCGGCACCTGGTGGGCTGGAGTGGCGGCCCCACCGCCGCGGCGCTGTCGCGCTTGAGCGACAAGGCCGTTTTGGGACGCGCGCTCCAGGGGCTGTCGGGGATCTTCCATCGCTCCGTGCGGGAGCTGAACGAGCAACTGGAGGCGTGGCACGTGCAGGACTGGCAGGCGGAGCCGTACACGCGCGGGGGCTATGCGGTCATTCCCTCGGGCGCGATGGACGCGGTGGAAGCGCTCGCCAGGCCCGTGGGCCGCACGCTCTTCTTCGCTGGCGAGGCCACGCACGCGGGCGGTGATGAGGGCACCGTGCATGGGGCGCTCGAGACGGGCCGCCGCGCGGCGGATGAGCTGCTGGCCTTGCGCTCGAAGGCTTGA
- a CDS encoding tetratricopeptide repeat protein, giving the protein MAETPSEIANSLVPLARQPAMVLLESGYLWLDMGHFDKAKEVFVGAAALMPKSEVPQIGLGAVEFAQGKHDKALAAYRVAQRLAPLSSLPRAHAGEALLFMGKVPEALKELKAAIDLEPESDGAKLAQALIQAKEAGALPPPKK; this is encoded by the coding sequence ATGGCGGAGACCCCTTCGGAGATTGCCAACAGCCTCGTGCCCCTGGCGCGCCAGCCGGCCATGGTCCTGCTGGAGTCCGGCTACCTGTGGCTGGACATGGGTCACTTCGACAAGGCCAAGGAGGTCTTCGTCGGTGCCGCCGCGCTCATGCCCAAGAGCGAGGTGCCCCAGATTGGCCTGGGCGCCGTGGAGTTCGCCCAGGGTAAGCACGACAAGGCCCTGGCGGCCTACCGGGTGGCCCAGCGGCTGGCGCCCCTCTCGTCGCTGCCCCGGGCACACGCCGGGGAGGCCCTGCTGTTCATGGGGAAGGTGCCGGAGGCCCTCAAGGAGCTGAAGGCCGCCATCGACCTGGAGCCGGAAAGCGACGGCGCGAAGCTGGCCCAGGCGCTCATCCAGGCGAAGGAAGCGGGGGCCCTGCCTCCGCCGAAGAAGTAG
- a CDS encoding sigma-70 family RNA polymerase sigma factor has protein sequence MPLGEDRKVILEKYGPYVRSLAATVRKQFNAQLELDELLAYGQIGLLEAAERFDPKVGANFLTFAHYRIKGAIFDGLRKMGVLRGADARTAYQGERATAYLGNLADREQGASNRGASFDDDIGDISDAVAGLAAVFAAGAEGAEAAGYVDESLPADQRLEMEQLKNRVRSAIEKLPEKERKLLQGYYFQGRTLEEAGAEIGQSKSWASRLHARAIDRLKELLNEEEELPPPSTDARRVSHGGSDERHLRGTGSAAKAAGPGRAADAEDGRLEVRRSSR, from the coding sequence TTGCCTCTGGGTGAAGACAGGAAGGTCATCCTGGAGAAGTACGGCCCGTACGTGCGGTCGCTCGCGGCCACCGTGCGCAAGCAGTTCAATGCCCAGCTGGAGCTGGATGAACTGCTGGCCTATGGGCAGATCGGCCTCCTGGAAGCCGCGGAGCGCTTCGATCCCAAGGTGGGTGCCAATTTCCTCACCTTTGCCCACTACCGCATCAAGGGCGCCATCTTCGACGGCCTGAGGAAGATGGGCGTCTTGCGCGGCGCGGACGCCCGCACGGCCTATCAAGGCGAGCGCGCGACGGCGTATCTGGGAAATCTGGCGGACCGCGAGCAGGGCGCAAGCAACCGCGGGGCGTCATTCGACGATGATATTGGAGACATCTCGGATGCCGTGGCGGGCCTCGCGGCGGTTTTCGCGGCGGGGGCGGAAGGGGCGGAGGCGGCGGGCTACGTGGATGAATCGCTCCCGGCGGATCAGCGCCTGGAGATGGAGCAGTTGAAGAACCGGGTGCGCTCGGCCATCGAGAAGCTTCCGGAGAAAGAGCGCAAGCTCCTGCAGGGCTATTACTTCCAGGGACGCACGCTGGAAGAGGCAGGGGCGGAGATCGGGCAGTCAAAGAGCTGGGCGTCGCGGCTTCACGCGCGCGCCATTGATCGGCTCAAGGAACTCTTGAACGAGGAGGAGGAACTCCCTCCCCCCTCGACGGATGCAAGGAGGGTGTCACATGGCGGCTCCGATGAGCGGCATCTCCGCGGGACAGGTAGCGCAGCAAAAGCTGCAGGACCAGGGCGCGCAGCAGACGCAGAAGACGGGCGCCTCGAAGTTCGACGGAGTTCTCGCTGA
- a CDS encoding ATP-dependent helicase HrpB, producing MDAAQNVNKAQAAQATQKADAVRQVETVNKAEKANLNKVSGAAQQPATAKGAEPVDAKAEASKTTKSGGMVSDLVSGLEKGQVSMDKLIKEASSGKNMSNAELLGLQASMYKYSQELDLTSKVVEKATSGLKDVVKTQV from the coding sequence GTGGACGCCGCCCAGAACGTGAACAAGGCCCAGGCCGCGCAGGCCACCCAGAAGGCGGACGCCGTCCGCCAGGTGGAGACCGTCAACAAGGCGGAGAAGGCCAACCTGAACAAGGTGAGCGGCGCGGCCCAGCAGCCCGCCACAGCCAAGGGCGCGGAGCCCGTGGACGCGAAGGCGGAAGCCTCGAAGACGACCAAGTCGGGCGGCATGGTCTCCGACCTCGTCTCCGGCCTTGAGAAGGGCCAGGTCAGCATGGACAAGCTCATCAAGGAGGCCTCCTCCGGCAAGAACATGTCCAACGCGGAGCTGCTCGGTCTCCAGGCGTCCATGTACAAGTACTCGCAGGAGCTGGACCTCACCTCGAAGGTCGTCGAGAAGGCCACCAGCGGTCTGAAGGACGTCGTCAAGACGCAGGTCTGA
- a CDS encoding type III secretion protein → MTRRTPVFAAPLLALLFLTGCSIELQHELTEADANEIYVLLSKNGINAKKEKAEGGNEVRFTIVVPKGDAAQAAELLKRNSLPRPVEKGLSHFAKGSMVPTATEERAMLLKAMAGEVSNALNQIDGVLEARAIVMVPENNDLSQPESRPMPSASVFIKYRTVEGGKPPVTADAVKQFVASSVSELKPEAVTVLMTEAMAPTAETTETNRLQDVLGVRMTAASASTFKMILGGAFALILAMMGVTAWTFMRGGSGGGAPAAAARPARARGGRTE, encoded by the coding sequence ATGACTCGCCGAACGCCCGTCTTCGCCGCCCCGCTCCTCGCCCTGCTGTTCCTCACCGGCTGCTCCATCGAGCTGCAGCACGAGCTGACGGAGGCGGACGCGAATGAAATCTACGTCCTGCTCAGCAAGAACGGCATCAACGCCAAGAAGGAGAAGGCGGAGGGCGGCAACGAAGTGCGCTTCACCATCGTCGTCCCCAAGGGCGACGCCGCGCAGGCCGCGGAGCTGCTGAAGCGCAACTCGCTGCCGCGCCCGGTGGAGAAGGGCCTGTCCCACTTCGCCAAGGGCAGCATGGTGCCCACCGCCACGGAGGAGCGCGCCATGCTCCTCAAGGCCATGGCGGGTGAGGTCTCCAACGCGCTCAACCAGATTGACGGCGTGCTGGAAGCGCGCGCCATCGTGATGGTGCCGGAGAACAACGACCTGTCGCAGCCGGAGAGCCGGCCCATGCCGTCGGCCTCCGTGTTCATCAAGTACCGCACCGTGGAGGGCGGCAAGCCCCCCGTCACTGCGGACGCGGTGAAGCAGTTCGTCGCCAGCTCCGTGTCGGAGCTCAAGCCGGAGGCCGTCACCGTGCTGATGACGGAGGCCATGGCCCCCACGGCGGAGACCACGGAGACCAACCGCCTGCAGGACGTGCTCGGCGTGCGCATGACGGCCGCCAGCGCGAGCACGTTCAAGATGATCCTCGGCGGCGCGTTCGCGCTCATCCTGGCGATGATGGGCGTCACCGCGTGGACCTTCATGCGCGGCGGCTCCGGTGGCGGCGCTCCCGCCGCGGCGGCGCGCCCTGCCCGTGCGCGCGGCGGTCGCACCGAGTAG
- a CDS encoding FliH/SctL family protein: protein MAIGKVIKGDGLAESVVVASSERPALRPPRAGVMNAEVFEARQGAQGIIEEAQRERERILAEAQREKEELFAKAKDLGRQEGIAQATELLLRAKMQAGEMLQSQEQDIIALALKMAEKILGRDLEREPELLVDMCAAAIDNLRNARAMVLRVHPKTAAVLRAKRPVLMELIGRTVDLAIKEDPEVAPVGCIVQTEYGTVDAQLPTQLEMLQNLLQPDTARKPGPP, encoded by the coding sequence ATGGCGATCGGCAAGGTAATCAAGGGGGACGGGTTGGCGGAGTCGGTGGTCGTCGCCTCGTCCGAGCGACCGGCGCTGCGTCCGCCGCGCGCGGGCGTGATGAACGCCGAGGTCTTCGAGGCGCGCCAGGGCGCCCAGGGCATCATCGAGGAGGCCCAGCGCGAGCGTGAGCGCATCCTCGCCGAGGCCCAGCGCGAGAAGGAGGAGCTCTTCGCCAAGGCCAAGGACCTGGGCCGCCAGGAAGGCATCGCCCAGGCCACGGAGCTGCTCCTGCGCGCGAAGATGCAGGCCGGCGAGATGCTCCAGTCCCAGGAGCAGGACATCATCGCGCTGGCGCTGAAGATGGCGGAGAAAATCCTCGGCCGCGACCTGGAGCGCGAGCCGGAGCTGCTCGTGGACATGTGCGCCGCGGCCATCGACAACCTGCGCAACGCGCGCGCCATGGTGCTCCGCGTGCACCCGAAGACGGCCGCGGTGCTGCGCGCCAAGCGCCCGGTGCTGATGGAGCTCATCGGCCGCACGGTGGACCTGGCCATCAAGGAGGACCCGGAGGTCGCTCCCGTCGGCTGCATCGTGCAGACGGAGTACGGCACCGTGGACGCGCAGCTGCCCACGCAGCTGGAGATGCTCCAGAACCTCCTGCAGCCGGACACCGCGCGCAAGCCCGGCCCTCCCTGA
- the sctN gene encoding type III secretion system ATPase SctN — MAIDLSRYYELIKEASLVRVRGRVTELTGLVIKASVPNVRIGELVYVKNRQRGLMKSEVVGFVGDEVMLMPLGELYGIGPDSECIPTGRPLTIKCGDGLLGRVLNGIGEPMDGMPLEGENLVDWPVDRDCPDPFTRQRIERPLPLGVRCIDGLLTVGEGQRVGLFAGSGVGKSTLMGQIARNTQADLSVVALIGERGREVREFIEDAMGEEGMKRAVLVCATSDQPALVRLRAAYVATAIAEYFRERGGNVLFMLDTVTRLARSQRDIGLAIGEPPARQGYPPSVFSMLPRILERTGNSAKGKCTAIYTCLVAGGDMEDPIADEVRGILDGHFILNRELGARNQWPAMDVLQSLSRVMSGIVTKEHKKAAGKLRETLATYEKQRDLILLGAYQAGADPRTDYAIEKYDAIIDFLKQDTHSNSPYEETVEQLINLFAD, encoded by the coding sequence ATGGCCATCGACCTTTCGCGCTACTACGAACTCATCAAGGAAGCGTCCCTCGTCCGGGTGCGCGGCCGCGTCACGGAGCTGACGGGCCTCGTCATCAAGGCGAGCGTGCCCAACGTGCGCATCGGCGAGCTGGTGTACGTCAAGAACCGCCAGCGCGGCCTGATGAAGTCGGAGGTCGTGGGCTTCGTGGGCGACGAGGTGATGCTCATGCCCCTGGGCGAGCTGTACGGCATCGGTCCGGACAGCGAGTGCATCCCCACGGGGCGTCCGCTCACCATCAAGTGCGGCGACGGGCTCCTGGGCCGCGTGCTCAACGGCATCGGCGAGCCCATGGACGGCATGCCCCTGGAGGGGGAGAACCTGGTCGACTGGCCCGTGGACCGCGACTGCCCGGACCCCTTCACCCGCCAGCGCATCGAGCGGCCGCTGCCCCTGGGCGTCCGCTGCATCGACGGGCTGCTCACCGTGGGCGAGGGCCAGCGCGTGGGCCTCTTCGCGGGCTCCGGCGTCGGCAAGTCCACGCTGATGGGCCAGATTGCCCGCAACACGCAAGCGGACCTGAGCGTCGTGGCGCTCATCGGTGAGCGTGGTCGTGAGGTTCGCGAGTTCATCGAGGACGCCATGGGCGAGGAGGGCATGAAGCGCGCCGTGCTGGTGTGCGCCACGTCCGACCAGCCCGCCCTCGTGCGTCTGCGCGCCGCGTACGTCGCCACGGCCATCGCGGAGTACTTCCGTGAGCGCGGCGGCAACGTGCTGTTCATGCTCGACACGGTGACGCGTCTGGCGCGCTCCCAGCGCGACATCGGCCTCGCCATCGGCGAGCCCCCGGCGCGTCAGGGCTACCCGCCGAGCGTCTTCTCCATGCTGCCGCGCATCCTGGAGCGCACGGGCAACTCGGCGAAGGGCAAGTGCACCGCCATCTACACCTGCCTCGTGGCCGGCGGTGACATGGAAGACCCCATCGCCGACGAGGTCCGAGGTATTCTCGACGGCCACTTCATCCTCAACCGTGAGCTGGGCGCGCGAAACCAGTGGCCCGCCATGGACGTGCTCCAGAGCCTCAGCCGTGTGATGAGCGGCATCGTCACCAAGGAGCACAAGAAGGCCGCGGGCAAGCTGCGTGAGACGCTCGCCACCTACGAGAAGCAGCGCGACCTCATCCTGCTGGGCGCCTACCAGGCCGGCGCGGACCCCCGGACCGACTACGCCATCGAGAAGTACGACGCCATCATCGACTTCCTCAAGCAGGACACCCACTCCAACTCTCCCTACGAGGAGACCGTGGAGCAGCTCATCAACCTGTTCGCCGACTGA
- a CDS encoding flagellar assembly protein FliH, which yields MPPYRLQSLLDMREKAKEEAEQAFSDAVKALAKEEQEQQRLEAELERRRKERKAKVAEYFQQIMAKGAGINGMNMMGRFEERLKDDEAQVALQIEHQKEVVRTAGRLVEQRRMLMAEAAKELKAIEKNKEKFVKQVKKERQDREELQQEEIGSALFLARQRK from the coding sequence ATGCCCCCGTACCGGTTGCAGTCGTTGCTGGACATGCGTGAGAAGGCGAAGGAGGAGGCCGAGCAGGCTTTCTCCGACGCCGTCAAGGCGCTGGCGAAGGAAGAGCAGGAACAGCAGCGCCTGGAGGCGGAGCTGGAGCGCCGCCGCAAGGAGCGCAAGGCCAAGGTCGCCGAGTACTTCCAGCAGATCATGGCCAAGGGCGCCGGCATCAACGGCATGAACATGATGGGCCGCTTCGAGGAGCGTCTGAAGGACGACGAAGCCCAGGTCGCCCTCCAGATCGAGCACCAGAAGGAGGTCGTCCGGACGGCCGGCCGCCTGGTGGAGCAGCGCCGCATGCTGATGGCCGAGGCCGCCAAGGAGCTCAAGGCCATCGAGAAGAACAAGGAGAAGTTCGTCAAGCAGGTCAAGAAGGAACGCCAGGACCGGGAGGAGCTGCAGCAGGAGGAGATCGGCAGCGCCTTGTTCCTGGCCCGCCAGCGCAAGTAA
- a CDS encoding flagellar hook-length control protein FliK — MSRVDDDRDAARLAERMIQERKLAEAKTQKRLQGDSVFSKLVQQGQAEQAQPKQLQEQKQPLGKQVLARLAQQGQGKTFDEKLAQKETATPFAKPGESTQGAQQSQRNTETQQMSRGGEARKSEVVEEKRSTDVRESDMSKAEGQAGRLSQEKGELKIDVNAGGGKGAGGGAGKEKDDKGGQMAAAAGFRFNPALMAPVPVAKPKDTAGSERLRAMANEIAQKIVERVRVGTNAAGNAEFQIDLRGDVLNGLSIKVSAKNGKISAVFSGNDRDTLKMLEEQSEGLRSALGGRGLALENLRFEAKT, encoded by the coding sequence ATGAGCCGAGTTGATGACGATCGCGATGCCGCGCGCTTGGCGGAGCGGATGATCCAGGAGCGCAAGCTCGCGGAGGCGAAGACCCAGAAGCGCCTGCAGGGCGACTCCGTCTTCTCCAAGCTGGTCCAGCAGGGCCAGGCCGAGCAGGCCCAGCCCAAGCAGCTGCAGGAGCAGAAGCAGCCCCTGGGCAAGCAGGTGCTGGCGCGCCTCGCGCAGCAGGGACAGGGCAAGACCTTCGACGAGAAGCTGGCCCAGAAGGAGACCGCCACCCCCTTCGCCAAGCCCGGTGAGTCCACCCAGGGCGCCCAGCAGTCCCAGCGCAACACCGAGACGCAGCAGATGTCCCGGGGCGGCGAGGCCCGCAAGTCCGAGGTCGTGGAGGAGAAGCGCTCCACGGACGTGCGCGAGAGCGACATGTCCAAGGCCGAGGGACAGGCCGGCCGGCTGAGCCAGGAGAAGGGCGAGCTGAAGATCGACGTCAACGCCGGTGGCGGCAAGGGCGCGGGCGGCGGGGCCGGCAAGGAGAAGGACGACAAGGGCGGGCAGATGGCCGCCGCGGCGGGCTTCCGCTTCAACCCCGCGCTGATGGCGCCGGTGCCCGTGGCCAAGCCCAAGGACACCGCGGGCTCCGAGCGGCTGCGCGCCATGGCGAACGAGATCGCCCAGAAGATCGTCGAGCGCGTGCGCGTGGGCACCAACGCCGCGGGCAACGCGGAGTTCCAGATCGACCTGCGCGGTGACGTGCTCAACGGCCTGTCCATCAAGGTCAGCGCGAAGAACGGGAAGATCTCCGCCGTCTTCAGCGGCAACGACCGCGACACGCTGAAGATGCTCGAAGAGCAGAGCGAAGGCCTGCGCAGCGCCCTGGGTGGCCGGGGGCTGGCGCTTGAAAATCTGAGGTTCGAGGCGAAGACATGA